In Mycobacterium sp. Aquia_216, a genomic segment contains:
- the panC gene encoding pantoate--beta-alanine ligase, whose translation MSLTTARPPAFNPGELNVYSAPHDMSAVSRALRHTGRRVMLVPTMGALHDGHLALVRAAKRVPGSVVAVSIFVNPLQFGAGEDLDAYPRTLETDLAMLRGEGVEMVFAPTAAAMYPDGLRTTVQAGPLATELEGGARPTHFAGVLTVVCKLLHIVSPDRIFFGEKDYQQLVLIRQMTADLNIDVEVIGVPTVREGDGLAMSSRNRYLDSAQRELATTLSAALVAGAHAAPAGARATLDAARAVLAAVPEIRVDYLELRGADLGPLRADRPGRLLVAARLGGTRLLDNIAIAGTYGPDELPQSPWRN comes from the coding sequence ATGAGCCTGACGACGGCCCGGCCGCCGGCCTTCAATCCGGGCGAACTGAATGTCTACTCGGCGCCGCACGACATGTCGGCCGTCAGCCGCGCGTTGCGCCACACCGGCCGCCGGGTGATGCTGGTGCCCACGATGGGCGCGCTGCACGACGGGCATCTGGCCCTGGTGCGCGCGGCCAAACGGGTACCCGGCTCGGTGGTCGCGGTATCGATCTTCGTGAATCCGTTGCAGTTTGGCGCCGGGGAAGACCTCGACGCCTACCCCCGCACTCTCGAAACCGACCTGGCGATGTTGCGCGGTGAGGGCGTCGAGATGGTGTTCGCCCCGACCGCCGCGGCGATGTATCCCGACGGCCTGCGCACCACGGTGCAGGCCGGTCCGTTGGCGACCGAACTCGAAGGCGGCGCACGGCCGACGCATTTCGCCGGTGTGCTGACCGTGGTGTGCAAGCTGCTCCACATCGTGAGTCCCGACCGGATCTTCTTCGGCGAGAAGGACTATCAGCAGCTGGTCCTGATACGGCAGATGACCGCCGACCTGAATATCGACGTCGAGGTGATCGGGGTGCCAACGGTCCGGGAGGGCGACGGCCTGGCGATGTCATCGCGTAACCGATACCTCGACTCCGCACAACGTGAATTGGCGACGACCCTGTCGGCGGCGCTGGTGGCCGGCGCCCACGCCGCCCCGGCCGGCGCACGGGCCACGCTCGACGCGGCCCGCGCCGTGCTCGCCGCCGTGCCCGAAATTCGGGTCGACTACCTGGAGTTGCGCGGCGCAGATCTCGGTCCGCTGCGGGCCGACCGGCCCGGACGCCTGCTCGTGGCTGCCCGGCTGGGCGGCACCAGACTATTGGACAACATCGCGATCGCCGGCACCTACGGGCCGGACGAGCTACCGCAATCACCTTGGAGGAACTGA
- a CDS encoding Rossmann-like and DUF2520 domain-containing protein — translation MEQFDGLRPARLKVGVISAGRVGSALGVALERAEHVVVACSAISHASRQRAAHRLPDTPVAAPPDVAAAAELLLLAVPDSELAGLVSGLAATSAVRPGTIVVHTSGANGVGILAPLTQHGCIPLAVHPAMTFTGSDEDISRLPDTCFGITAADDVGYAIGQSLVLEMGGEPVRVREDARVLYHAALAHAGNHLVVVLADALDALRSALRGSELLGQQLVDDQPGGLAERVIGPLARAALENTLQRGQAALTGPVARGDAAAVADHLHALTQVDPELAQAYRVNALRTAQRAHAPEAVLEVLAR, via the coding sequence ATGGAGCAGTTCGACGGTTTGCGCCCGGCCAGGCTCAAGGTGGGGGTCATTTCGGCCGGCCGGGTGGGTTCCGCTCTCGGTGTCGCGCTGGAGCGCGCTGAGCACGTCGTGGTGGCCTGCAGCGCCATCTCCCACGCGTCGCGCCAGCGGGCGGCGCACCGGTTGCCCGACACCCCGGTGGCCGCACCGCCGGACGTGGCCGCAGCGGCCGAGCTGCTGCTGTTGGCGGTTCCCGACAGCGAACTCGCCGGCCTGGTCTCGGGGCTGGCCGCGACCTCGGCGGTGCGGCCCGGCACGATCGTCGTGCACACCTCGGGTGCCAACGGCGTCGGCATCCTCGCACCGCTGACGCAGCACGGGTGCATCCCGCTGGCCGTTCACCCGGCGATGACGTTCACCGGCTCCGACGAGGACATCAGCCGGCTGCCGGACACCTGCTTCGGCATCACCGCGGCCGACGATGTCGGCTACGCGATAGGGCAGTCGCTGGTTCTGGAGATGGGCGGCGAGCCGGTCCGCGTCCGCGAGGATGCCCGCGTCCTCTACCACGCCGCCCTGGCCCACGCCGGAAACCACCTCGTCGTGGTGCTCGCCGACGCCCTCGATGCGCTGCGATCCGCGCTGCGCGGCAGCGAACTGCTCGGCCAGCAACTCGTCGACGACCAGCCGGGCGGGCTCGCCGAACGCGTCATCGGGCCGCTGGCCCGGGCGGCACTCGAGAACACGCTGCAGCGCGGGCAGGCAGCGCTCACCGGTCCGGTTGCCCGCGGCGATGCGGCCGCGGTTGCCGACCATCTGCACGCGCTGACGCAGGTCGACCCCGAGCTGGCCCAGGCCTATCGGGTGAACGCGCTGCGGACCGCGCAGCGCGCACATGCTCCCGAGGCGGTGCTCGAGGTGCTGGCGCGATGA
- a CDS encoding DUF6779 domain-containing protein — protein sequence MTVLSRGARGRRGGRRPGWVLLTALLVLAMGASSALVFTNRVELLKLAVILALWAAVAGAFVSVLYRRQSDADQSRVRDLKLVYDLQLDREISARREYELTVESQLRRELASEIRAQAADDLAALRAEVATLRTSLEILFDTDLEQRPALETLETDTPPARAYSDWDRGGEGAGADWVTSDRVTSVRDGSPVDSAEPRTDESAIIDVPEEPLLPPRSRERARYHYEGQQEASYPPPNQVQYPEAPPYVPPEEVPYPPPPMPAEAEAEHRFEPAQWQSSQQPAPPPGPPPPPEPQPGSGHPDWQPVIADGLWLPPGAPGSNWRGADPTDGPAAAPSGRRRRSRHSDPEEQFDGPPGGNVPPHGESRRARSRHSAEYRDYSVRNFMTTNEPGTGAPPPSAPATAPPPPPHLKQAPQDAASPPPRLAPAPHPEPAPRHLGPDDELDGAGDGPPTGGQSVADLLARLQVQPSGGGRRLRRESRED from the coding sequence ATGACCGTTCTGTCCCGCGGCGCCCGGGGTCGGCGCGGCGGCCGCAGGCCGGGGTGGGTGCTCTTGACGGCGTTGCTGGTCCTCGCGATGGGGGCTAGTTCCGCGCTGGTTTTCACCAATCGAGTGGAACTTCTCAAGCTCGCTGTGATCCTGGCGCTGTGGGCCGCAGTCGCCGGTGCGTTTGTGTCGGTGCTCTACCGCCGGCAAAGTGACGCCGATCAGTCGCGGGTACGTGACCTGAAGCTGGTTTACGACCTGCAGCTGGATCGGGAGATCTCGGCCCGCCGCGAGTACGAGCTGACCGTCGAGTCGCAGTTGCGGCGTGAGCTCGCCTCCGAGATACGAGCCCAGGCCGCCGATGATCTGGCCGCGCTGCGCGCGGAAGTGGCCACGTTGCGGACCAGCCTGGAGATCTTGTTCGACACCGACCTCGAGCAGCGGCCCGCATTGGAAACCCTCGAGACCGATACGCCGCCCGCGCGCGCATACAGCGACTGGGACCGCGGCGGCGAGGGCGCCGGCGCCGATTGGGTGACCAGCGACCGCGTCACGTCGGTCCGCGACGGTAGCCCCGTCGACTCTGCGGAGCCCCGCACCGACGAATCCGCAATCATCGACGTGCCCGAAGAACCGCTGCTACCGCCCCGCTCGCGGGAGCGCGCCCGCTATCACTACGAAGGCCAGCAAGAGGCTTCCTACCCGCCGCCGAACCAGGTCCAGTATCCCGAGGCGCCGCCGTACGTGCCTCCGGAGGAGGTCCCGTATCCGCCCCCGCCGATGCCCGCGGAGGCGGAGGCCGAGCACCGATTCGAGCCCGCGCAGTGGCAGTCATCTCAGCAGCCGGCGCCACCCCCCGGGCCTCCGCCACCACCGGAGCCGCAGCCCGGATCGGGGCACCCGGACTGGCAGCCGGTCATCGCCGACGGGCTCTGGTTGCCCCCGGGTGCGCCGGGTAGTAACTGGCGGGGCGCCGACCCTACCGATGGGCCCGCTGCCGCGCCGTCGGGCCGGCGCCGGCGCTCCCGGCATTCCGACCCCGAGGAGCAGTTCGACGGCCCGCCCGGGGGAAACGTGCCGCCGCACGGCGAATCCCGCCGGGCGCGCTCGCGCCATTCCGCGGAGTACCGGGACTATTCCGTGCGCAACTTCATGACCACCAACGAGCCCGGCACTGGGGCGCCGCCCCCGTCCGCCCCCGCGACCGCGCCACCACCGCCGCCGCACCTCAAGCAGGCACCTCAGGACGCGGCGTCACCGCCACCACGACTCGCTCCCGCGCCGCACCCGGAGCCGGCACCTCGCCACCTCGGCCCGGACGACGAGTTGGACGGCGCCGGGGACGGCCCGCCGACCGGTGGCCAGTCGGTTGCCGACCTGCTGGCGCGACTGCAGGTGCAGCCATCCGGGGGTGGCCGGCGGCTCAGGCGAGAGAGCCGGGAAGACTGA
- a CDS encoding DUF3180 domain-containing protein — protein sequence MGPTRKRDLTAAVVGAAVLGFLLIKVLFRWFPPITVWTGLSLLAVAIAEALWARHVRARITAGEIGVGPGWLHPLAVARTVMVAKASAWVGALVLGWWLGILVYFVPRRSWLRVAAEDTTGTVVAAVSALALLVAALWLQHCCKSPPDPTEQAEGAES from the coding sequence ATGGGGCCGACCAGGAAACGTGACCTGACGGCCGCGGTGGTCGGTGCTGCGGTACTGGGTTTCCTGCTGATCAAGGTGCTGTTTCGGTGGTTTCCGCCGATCACGGTGTGGACCGGTCTGTCGCTGCTGGCCGTAGCCATCGCCGAGGCACTGTGGGCCCGGCACGTGCGGGCCAGGATCACCGCAGGCGAGATCGGTGTCGGGCCCGGCTGGTTGCATCCGCTCGCGGTGGCCCGCACCGTGATGGTCGCCAAGGCGTCGGCCTGGGTGGGCGCCCTGGTGCTGGGCTGGTGGCTGGGAATCCTGGTGTACTTCGTGCCGCGCCGATCGTGGCTGCGGGTCGCCGCGGAGGACACCACCGGAACGGTGGTGGCAGCCGTCAGCGCGCTGGCGTTGTTGGTCGCCGCGCTGTGGCTGCAGCACTGCTGCAAGTCCCCGCCGGATCCGACCGAGCAAGCCGAGGGAGCGGAAAGCTAG
- the folK gene encoding 2-amino-4-hydroxy-6-hydroxymethyldihydropteridine diphosphokinase, with protein MTRVVLSIGSNLGDRLARLQSVVDGLGDVLLAVSPVYETAPWGRVDQGPFLNAVLIADDPALDGQGWLRRAQEFEQAAGRIRGERWGPRSLDVDLISCRGETEIISLENNLTLPHPLAHLRAFVLIPWLDIDPDAQLTVAGQARPVAGLLTELDPVDRDSVRLSGLTLEPESKS; from the coding sequence ATGACGCGCGTCGTACTGTCCATCGGCTCCAACCTCGGGGACCGGCTGGCGCGGCTGCAGTCGGTCGTCGACGGTCTCGGGGACGTGCTGCTCGCGGTTTCGCCGGTGTACGAGACGGCCCCCTGGGGGCGCGTGGACCAGGGGCCGTTCCTCAACGCGGTGCTGATCGCCGACGACCCGGCCCTCGATGGGCAGGGCTGGCTGCGCCGGGCGCAGGAGTTCGAACAGGCCGCGGGCCGGATTCGAGGCGAGCGCTGGGGCCCGCGCAGCCTGGACGTGGACCTGATCTCTTGCCGTGGTGAGACAGAGATCATCTCGCTGGAAAACAATCTGACCCTCCCGCACCCACTGGCCCATCTGCGGGCGTTCGTCCTGATCCCCTGGCTGGACATCGACCCGGATGCTCAGCTGACCGTCGCGGGACAAGCCCGGCCGGTCGCGGGGCTGTTGACCGAACTCGACCCCGTCGACCGGGACAGTGTGCGACTGTCCGGGCTGACGCTCGAGCCAGAATCGAAGAGCTGA
- the folB gene encoding dihydroneopterin aldolase, translating into MADRIELRGLTVHGRHGVFEFERSNGQEFVVDIVVWIDLVDAAASDDLADTYDYVALAERAAGIVAGPARNLIETVGAEIADFVMDDERAHAVEVTVHKPHAPIEQQFADVAVVIRRSRRGGRGSVIPAGGA; encoded by the coding sequence ATGGCTGACCGAATCGAGTTGCGCGGCTTGACAGTTCATGGCCGGCATGGAGTTTTCGAATTCGAGCGGAGCAACGGGCAGGAATTCGTCGTCGACATCGTGGTCTGGATCGATCTGGTCGATGCCGCTGCCAGCGACGACCTGGCCGACACCTACGACTACGTCGCCCTGGCCGAGCGGGCCGCCGGCATCGTCGCGGGCCCCGCGCGGAACCTGATCGAAACGGTGGGGGCCGAGATCGCCGACTTCGTGATGGACGACGAGCGCGCACACGCCGTCGAGGTGACGGTGCACAAGCCCCACGCGCCGATCGAGCAGCAGTTCGCCGACGTCGCGGTGGTGATCCGACGGTCGCGGCGCGGCGGGCGCGGTTCGGTGATCCCCGCGGGCGGAGCGTGA
- the folP gene encoding dihydropteroate synthase, producing the protein MSSSPVRVVGVVNVTDDSFSDGGRYLSTDNAVVHGLALADEGAAIVDVGGESTRPGATRIDPRIESSRVVPVIKELVAQGITVSIDTMHADVARVAVENGARIVNDVSGGRADPAMAPLVAEAGVLWVLMHWRSVSSDRPHEAPPYRDVVAEVRSELLASVDDAVAAGVDPANLLIDPGLGFAKTGEHNWALLHALPELVATGVPVLLGASRKRFLGTLLAGPDGSPRPPDGRETATAVISALAALHGAWGVRVHDVRATVDALKVVDAWTQTERTKSDG; encoded by the coding sequence TTGAGTTCGTCGCCGGTGCGGGTTGTGGGGGTGGTGAACGTCACCGACGACTCATTCTCAGACGGCGGGCGCTATCTCAGCACCGACAACGCCGTCGTGCACGGCCTGGCGTTGGCGGATGAAGGCGCGGCGATCGTCGACGTCGGCGGGGAGTCGACCCGGCCCGGCGCCACCCGGATCGACCCTCGGATCGAGAGCTCCCGCGTCGTTCCTGTCATCAAAGAACTTGTGGCACAGGGCATTACCGTCAGCATCGATACCATGCACGCGGACGTTGCTCGGGTGGCGGTGGAGAACGGCGCGCGGATCGTCAACGATGTGTCCGGTGGCCGAGCGGATCCCGCGATGGCGCCGCTGGTGGCCGAGGCCGGGGTGCTGTGGGTGTTGATGCATTGGCGATCGGTGTCGTCCGACCGCCCGCACGAGGCCCCGCCCTATCGCGACGTGGTGGCCGAGGTGCGTTCGGAGTTGCTGGCCAGCGTCGATGACGCGGTGGCCGCCGGTGTCGATCCGGCGAACCTGCTCATCGACCCGGGGCTGGGATTCGCCAAGACGGGAGAACACAATTGGGCGCTGCTGCACGCCTTGCCCGAGTTGGTGGCCACCGGAGTGCCGGTGCTCCTGGGTGCCTCGCGTAAACGGTTCCTCGGTACGCTGTTGGCCGGACCGGACGGGTCACCGCGACCACCGGATGGGCGTGAGACGGCGACCGCGGTGATTTCCGCGCTGGCCGCCCTGCACGGGGCCTGGGGTGTGCGGGTGCACGACGTGCGGGCCACGGTCGACGCCCTCAAGGTCGTCGACGCCTGGACGCAGACGGAGCGGACAAAGAGCGATGGCTGA
- the folE gene encoding GTP cyclohydrolase I FolE produces the protein MALPGLGADTRTASNGARAFDQPRAEAAVRELLYAIGEDPDRDGLRDTPARVARAYREMFSGLYTDPSAVLNTMFDEQHDELVIVKEIPLYSTCEHHLVSFHGVAHVGYIPGEDGRVTGLSKIARLVDLYAKRPQVQERLTSQIADALVNRLGPRGVIVVVEAEHLCMAMRGVRKPGATTTTSAVRGQFKTDAASRAEALDLILR, from the coding sequence ATGGCTTTGCCGGGTTTGGGGGCGGATACCCGCACCGCGTCCAACGGTGCACGGGCGTTCGACCAGCCCCGCGCCGAGGCGGCGGTCCGCGAGCTCTTGTACGCGATCGGCGAAGACCCGGATCGAGATGGGTTGCGGGACACCCCGGCCCGCGTTGCGCGCGCCTATCGGGAGATGTTTTCCGGGCTCTACACCGACCCCAGTGCGGTGCTCAACACCATGTTCGACGAACAGCACGACGAGTTGGTGATCGTCAAGGAGATCCCGCTGTACTCCACCTGCGAGCATCATCTGGTGTCGTTCCACGGGGTGGCTCACGTCGGCTACATCCCCGGCGAGGACGGCCGGGTGACCGGATTGTCGAAAATCGCGCGGTTGGTGGACCTTTACGCCAAGCGGCCGCAGGTGCAAGAGCGGCTTACCAGCCAGATCGCCGACGCCTTGGTGAACCGTCTCGGCCCCCGCGGCGTGATCGTCGTGGTCGAGGCCGAGCATTTGTGTATGGCGATGCGCGGTGTCCGCAAGCCCGGCGCCACGACGACCACTTCGGCGGTGCGCGGCCAGTTCAAAACCGATGCTGCCTCTCGAGCCGAAGCGCTCGACCTCATCCTGCGTTGA